A window of Thermus tengchongensis contains these coding sequences:
- the nadA gene encoding quinolinate synthase NadA encodes MDKELLTQEVLRLKAERQAVILAHSYQLPEVQEVADFVGDSLGLAREAQRTRAKVIVFAGVHFMAETAAILNPDKTVLLPDLEAGCSLADSIRPEDVLAWKEAHPEGIVVAYVNTKAEVKALADVCVTSANAVEVVSRLPEDRPIFFVPDMFLGAHVARVTGRKLDLFPGECHVHAGIREEHIQALLEAHPGAEFMIHPECGCGSSCLYLKPDAKMLSTEGMVRHAKRSEAKEFVVATEVGILYRLAKEAPGKTFIPVKPEAVCEYMKKITLEKVYLSLREMRHVVRVPEEVALRARRALEAMVAVG; translated from the coding sequence ATGGACAAGGAACTCCTTACGCAAGAGGTGCTCCGCCTGAAAGCGGAGCGGCAGGCGGTGATCCTGGCCCACTCCTACCAGCTCCCCGAGGTGCAGGAGGTGGCGGACTTCGTGGGGGACTCCTTGGGCCTGGCCCGGGAGGCCCAGCGAACCCGGGCCAAGGTGATCGTCTTCGCCGGGGTGCACTTCATGGCGGAAACAGCCGCCATCCTCAACCCCGACAAGACCGTGCTCCTGCCGGACCTGGAAGCGGGCTGCTCCCTGGCGGACAGCATCCGCCCTGAGGACGTCCTGGCCTGGAAGGAGGCCCACCCGGAGGGCATCGTGGTGGCCTACGTGAACACCAAGGCCGAGGTGAAGGCCCTGGCGGACGTGTGCGTCACCAGCGCCAACGCCGTGGAGGTGGTCTCCCGCCTGCCGGAGGACCGGCCCATCTTCTTCGTGCCCGACATGTTCCTGGGGGCCCACGTGGCCCGGGTCACGGGCAGGAAGCTGGACCTATTCCCTGGGGAGTGCCACGTGCACGCGGGCATCCGCGAGGAGCACATCCAGGCCCTCCTGGAAGCCCACCCGGGAGCGGAGTTCATGATCCATCCCGAGTGCGGTTGCGGTTCCAGCTGCCTTTACCTCAAGCCGGACGCCAAGATGCTCTCCACCGAGGGCATGGTGCGCCACGCCAAGCGCTCGGAGGCCAAGGAGTTCGTGGTGGCCACGGAGGTGGGGATCCTCTACCGCCTCGCCAAGGAGGCCCCGGGGAAGACCTTCATCCCGGTGAAGCCGGAAGCGGTTTGCGAGTACATGAAAAAGATCACCCTGGAGAAGGTCTACCTCTCCCTCAGGGAGATGCGCCACGTGGTGCGGGTACCCGAGGAGGTGGCCCTTAGGGCCCGGCGGGCCCTCGAGGCCATGGTAGCCGTGGGCTAG
- the nadB gene encoding L-aspartate oxidase yields MHSRSVDLLILGAGVAGVYAALAAEAEGARVLLLSKDPLPSGSTPWAQGGIAFPLDDKDLETHLKDTLRAGRGLVEEGVARSILEEAPRHLERLLAWGLPFHPEPTREGGHSRARVRHLGGDRSGLLLLRGLLARLQSPVLEGHLAVNLLVEGKRVAGAWVLGPEGPVEVRAGAVLLATGGFGRLFPVTTNPPGATGDGMALAHRAGAVLRDLEFVQFHPTALPDGALVSEACRGEGAILLNALGERFMPRYDPLGELAPRDVVARAVFRERERTGGVFLDLRPIPRLEERFPTVVASARALGLDPLKEPIPVAPAAHYAMGGVKTDLRGFTGVEGLYAAGEVASTGLHGANRLASNSLLEGLVMGERAARAALEGLSFPRAPEALPALTLDPSLLPELRRWMERGAGVVRRREGLEEALAFAEGLPLEEAPPDRATRPALEAGSLALLARLLLRMALLREESRGAHFREDFPQEAQEAYHLEAQGFTLSRVPAGV; encoded by the coding sequence ATGCACAGCCGGAGCGTAGACCTCCTGATCCTGGGCGCGGGGGTGGCGGGGGTGTACGCCGCCTTGGCCGCGGAGGCGGAAGGGGCCAGGGTCCTCCTCCTCAGCAAGGACCCCCTGCCCTCGGGTTCTACCCCTTGGGCCCAGGGCGGGATAGCTTTCCCCTTAGACGACAAGGACTTAGAAACCCACCTGAAGGATACCTTGCGGGCCGGGCGGGGCTTGGTGGAGGAAGGGGTGGCCCGCTCCATCCTAGAGGAAGCGCCCAGGCACCTGGAGCGCCTCCTCGCCTGGGGCCTTCCCTTCCACCCCGAGCCCACCCGGGAGGGCGGGCACTCCCGGGCCCGGGTGCGCCACCTGGGTGGGGACCGAAGCGGCCTCCTCCTCCTCCGGGGGCTCCTCGCCCGCCTGCAGAGCCCGGTGTTGGAGGGGCACCTGGCGGTGAACCTCCTGGTGGAGGGAAAGCGGGTGGCCGGGGCCTGGGTCCTCGGTCCGGAAGGGCCGGTGGAGGTCCGGGCCGGGGCGGTCCTCCTAGCCACCGGGGGCTTCGGGCGGCTTTTCCCCGTGACCACCAACCCCCCTGGGGCCACGGGGGACGGCATGGCCCTGGCCCACCGGGCAGGGGCCGTCCTTAGGGACCTGGAGTTCGTCCAGTTCCACCCCACGGCCCTGCCGGATGGCGCCTTGGTGAGCGAGGCCTGCCGGGGAGAGGGGGCCATCTTGCTGAATGCCCTTGGAGAGCGCTTCATGCCCCGCTACGACCCCCTGGGGGAGCTGGCCCCCCGGGACGTGGTGGCCCGGGCGGTCTTCCGGGAGAGGGAGCGCACCGGCGGGGTCTTTTTGGACCTGAGGCCCATCCCCCGCCTGGAGGAGCGCTTCCCCACGGTGGTGGCCTCGGCCCGCGCCCTAGGCCTGGACCCCTTGAAGGAACCCATCCCCGTAGCCCCCGCCGCCCACTACGCCATGGGCGGGGTGAAGACGGACCTTCGGGGCTTCACCGGGGTAGAAGGGCTCTACGCCGCAGGGGAGGTGGCCTCCACCGGGCTGCACGGGGCCAACCGCCTGGCTTCCAACAGCCTCCTCGAGGGCCTGGTCATGGGGGAGCGGGCCGCGCGGGCGGCGCTGGAGGGCCTCTCCTTTCCAAGGGCTCCCGAGGCCCTGCCTGCCCTCACCCTGGACCCAAGCCTTCTCCCCGAGCTCCGGCGGTGGATGGAAAGGGGGGCCGGGGTGGTGCGGCGGCGGGAGGGCCTGGAGGAGGCCCTGGCCTTTGCCGAGGGCCTTCCCCTGGAAGAAGCCCCCCCGGACCGGGCCACAAGGCCCGCCCTGGAGGCGGGGAGCCTGGCCCTTTTGGCCCGCCTCCTCCTGCGGATGGCCCTCCTTAGGGAGGAAAGCCGCGGGGCCCACTTCCGGGAGGACTTTCCCCAGGAAGCCCAGGAGGCCTACCACCTCGAGGCCCAGGGCTTCACCCTAAGCCGGGTGCCCGCGGGGGTATAA
- the bfr gene encoding bacterioferritin → MKGHPDVIQSLQERLSEELAAILQYMVHAEMAENWGFKALARHLKAHAITEMRHAEKHIERILFLEGFPEVSRIGEIRIGKNVEEILFKDYEGELQAVKGYNETMNLAQSLGDNGTRDLVAEILKDEEAHVDWLETQRELKEQMGLANYLQYLAGEAG, encoded by the coding sequence ATGAAAGGTCATCCGGACGTGATCCAGAGCCTACAGGAGAGGCTTTCCGAGGAGCTTGCCGCCATCTTGCAGTACATGGTCCACGCGGAGATGGCGGAGAACTGGGGTTTCAAGGCCCTGGCCCGCCACCTCAAGGCCCACGCCATCACCGAGATGCGCCACGCGGAGAAGCACATCGAGCGCATCCTCTTCCTGGAGGGCTTCCCCGAGGTGAGCCGCATCGGGGAGATCCGGATCGGCAAGAACGTGGAGGAAATCCTCTTCAAGGACTACGAGGGAGAGCTCCAGGCGGTGAAGGGCTACAACGAGACCATGAACCTGGCCCAATCCCTGGGGGACAACGGCACCCGGGACCTGGTGGCGGAGATCCTCAAGGACGAGGAGGCCCATGTGGACTGGCTGGAGACCCAGCGGGAGCTTAAGGAGCAGATGGGCCTAGCCAACTACCTGCAGTACCTGGCGGGAGAGGCCGGGTAG
- a CDS encoding winged helix-turn-helix transcriptional regulator produces the protein MAEPEAFCPVYEALNLLQEKWTLHIIRALLEGPKGFNELSRAIGGVNPATLSQRLEHLVGLGVVEKRVESYMPPRTRYSLTEAGRELEAVIAAIERWARKHLKAPVG, from the coding sequence ATGGCCGAGCCCGAGGCCTTCTGCCCGGTGTACGAGGCCCTCAACCTCCTCCAGGAGAAGTGGACCCTGCACATCATCAGGGCCCTCCTGGAAGGCCCCAAGGGCTTCAACGAGCTCTCCCGGGCCATCGGGGGGGTGAACCCCGCCACCTTGTCCCAACGCCTGGAGCACCTGGTGGGCCTGGGCGTGGTGGAGAAGCGGGTGGAGTCCTACATGCCCCCCCGCACCCGCTACAGCCTCACCGAGGCCGGGCGGGAACTGGAGGCGGTCATCGCCGCCATCGAGCGCTGGGCCCGCAAGCACCTCAAGGCCCCCGTGGGCTAG
- the paaZ gene encoding phenylacetic acid degradation bifunctional protein PaaZ, translating to MKIKSYLLGEWREGMGEGVAVRDAATGEVLGFVTSEGLPLREAVEWGREIGGKALLALDFRERGQRLRALAQYLSERKEELYRLYATTGGTRRDAWYDVDGGIGVLFAYSSLARQLPEGNFLPEEENLPLSKDFSFQGRHLLGPKGGITVQINAFNFPVWGLLEKFAPAFLAGVPTLAKAATPTAHVAEGLVRLMLESGLLPEGSLQFVAGGLGEALEALDHRDSVYFTGSKATADRLRRHPAFLERGALFNAETDSLNAALLGEEAGEEELQRLAQEIAQELAIKTGQRCTAIRRVFAPKDRLEALLEATRRHLEGLRLGDPREEGVDLGPLASLEQKEEVARAVEALLAGGARIHWQHPGRRDGAFFPPTLLLAEEPHGEALHRVEPFGPVATFFPYGNREEALRLLCLGGGMLAATLATPDPEEARFYLLGLSGEVGRLHVLNQRDAHSSTGHGSPLPRLLHGGPGRAGGGEELGGLLSVKRHLARLALQADPHTLQALTGEYARGAERPTQVHPFRKHYEELEVGETLLTHRRTVTEADIALFAHLSWDHFYAHTDEVAAKESLFGKRVAHGYFVLSAAAGLFVDPAPGPVLANYGLEGLRFTEPVGIGDTLQARLTVKAKRPRDERTGVVEWAVEVLNQEGKTVASYTVLTLVARKAQGNRP from the coding sequence ATGAAGATCAAGAGCTACTTATTGGGAGAGTGGCGCGAGGGCATGGGCGAGGGCGTGGCGGTGCGGGACGCCGCCACGGGGGAGGTGCTGGGCTTCGTCACCTCCGAGGGCTTGCCCCTGCGGGAGGCCGTGGAGTGGGGGCGGGAGATAGGGGGGAAGGCCCTCCTGGCCCTGGACTTTAGGGAGCGGGGGCAGCGGCTACGGGCCTTGGCCCAGTACCTTTCCGAGCGGAAGGAAGAGCTCTACCGCCTCTACGCCACCACCGGGGGGACGAGGCGGGACGCCTGGTACGACGTGGACGGGGGGATTGGGGTACTTTTCGCCTATAGCTCCCTGGCCCGGCAGCTCCCCGAAGGCAACTTCCTCCCCGAGGAGGAAAACCTTCCCCTGAGCAAGGACTTCTCCTTCCAGGGGCGCCACCTCCTGGGGCCCAAGGGCGGGATCACGGTGCAGATCAACGCCTTCAACTTCCCCGTCTGGGGCCTTTTGGAGAAGTTCGCCCCCGCCTTCCTAGCAGGGGTGCCCACCCTGGCCAAGGCCGCCACCCCCACGGCCCACGTGGCCGAGGGGTTGGTGCGCCTCATGCTGGAGTCCGGGCTTCTGCCGGAGGGAAGCCTCCAGTTCGTGGCGGGCGGCCTGGGGGAGGCCCTGGAGGCCCTGGACCACCGGGATAGCGTCTACTTCACGGGCTCCAAGGCCACCGCCGACCGCCTCCGCCGCCATCCCGCCTTTCTAGAAAGAGGAGCCCTCTTCAACGCGGAAACCGACTCCCTCAACGCCGCCCTTTTAGGGGAAGAAGCGGGCGAGGAAGAGCTACAGCGGCTGGCCCAGGAGATCGCCCAGGAACTTGCCATCAAAACGGGGCAGCGCTGCACCGCCATCCGCCGGGTCTTCGCCCCCAAGGACCGCCTCGAGGCCCTCCTCGAGGCCACCCGCAGGCACCTGGAAGGCCTCCGGCTGGGCGACCCCCGGGAGGAGGGGGTGGACCTGGGCCCCCTGGCCTCCCTGGAGCAGAAGGAGGAGGTGGCGCGGGCGGTGGAAGCCCTTCTGGCAGGAGGGGCCCGCATCCATTGGCAACACCCGGGAAGGCGGGATGGGGCCTTCTTCCCCCCCACCCTGCTCCTGGCGGAGGAGCCCCACGGGGAGGCCTTGCACCGGGTGGAGCCCTTTGGTCCGGTGGCCACCTTCTTCCCCTATGGAAACCGGGAAGAGGCCCTGCGCCTCCTCTGCCTGGGCGGGGGGATGCTGGCCGCCACCCTGGCCACCCCCGACCCCGAGGAGGCCCGCTTCTACCTCCTGGGGCTTTCCGGGGAGGTGGGCCGGCTCCACGTCCTGAACCAGAGGGATGCCCACAGCTCCACCGGCCACGGCTCCCCCTTGCCCCGCCTCCTCCACGGGGGACCCGGACGGGCAGGAGGCGGGGAGGAGCTGGGGGGGCTCCTTTCCGTCAAGCGCCACCTGGCCCGCCTGGCCCTCCAGGCGGACCCCCACACCCTGCAGGCCCTCACCGGGGAGTACGCCAGGGGGGCGGAGCGTCCCACCCAGGTGCACCCCTTCCGCAAGCACTACGAGGAGCTGGAAGTGGGGGAAACCCTCCTCACCCACCGCCGCACGGTGACGGAGGCGGACATCGCCCTCTTCGCCCACCTCTCCTGGGACCACTTCTACGCCCACACCGACGAGGTGGCGGCCAAGGAGAGCCTCTTCGGGAAGCGGGTGGCCCACGGATACTTCGTCCTCTCCGCCGCCGCCGGGCTCTTCGTGGACCCAGCCCCGGGGCCGGTGCTGGCCAACTACGGCCTCGAGGGCCTGCGCTTCACCGAACCCGTGGGCATCGGGGATACCTTGCAAGCCCGGCTCACGGTGAAGGCCAAGCGCCCCCGGGACGAGAGGACCGGGGTGGTGGAGTGGGCGGTGGAGGTCCTGAACCAGGAGGGCAAGACCGTGGCCAGCTATACCGTCCTCACCCTGGTGGCCAGAAAGGCGCAGGGGAATAGGCCCTGA
- the paaD gene encoding 1,2-phenylacetyl-CoA epoxidase subunit PaaD, with protein sequence MVERYWEALKGVRDPEIPVLNIVEMGMVLGVEAEGEKVRVRFRPTFSGCPALRLIREEMEKALRGAGAKEVEVVEARTPWSTEAMAAEAKEKLRAYGIAPPLPLPMAEVAQEDPPCPRCGSGQVVLKNAFGATLCKMLYQCQACGEVFEAFKAV encoded by the coding sequence ATGGTAGAGCGGTACTGGGAAGCCCTAAAAGGGGTCAGGGATCCGGAGATTCCCGTCCTCAACATCGTGGAGATGGGGATGGTCCTGGGGGTAGAAGCGGAAGGGGAAAAGGTTAGGGTCCGCTTCCGCCCCACCTTTTCCGGCTGCCCCGCCCTACGGCTCATCCGCGAAGAGATGGAAAAGGCCCTGCGGGGGGCAGGAGCCAAGGAGGTGGAGGTGGTGGAGGCCCGCACCCCCTGGAGCACGGAGGCCATGGCGGCCGAGGCCAAGGAGAAGCTACGCGCTTACGGCATCGCTCCACCCCTGCCCCTGCCCATGGCCGAGGTAGCCCAGGAAGACCCCCCTTGCCCCCGGTGCGGCAGCGGCCAAGTGGTTCTCAAGAACGCCTTTGGGGCCACCTTGTGCAAGATGCTCTACCAGTGCCAGGCTTGCGGGGAGGTGTTTGAAGCCTTCAAGGCCGTCTAG
- the paaC gene encoding 1,2-phenylacetyl-CoA epoxidase subunit PaaC, whose translation MLEAYLKDALVARLTAWADDEAVLAQRLSEWVGHAPILEEDIAIANLAQDELGHAKLWLELRQELDGSDPDRLVYFRDPLEFQNAILVELPKGDWAFTMVRQYLFDAYENLWLKEAAKSAYPPLAEAASRILKEERFHLKHSSLWVERLGQGTEESHRRTQEALETLFPYVRQLFQPLPGDEALVEAGVVPDLKALEAPYLEEVTAHLVRSGLRPPEGGYVPKSRREHTEYLWSLLAEMQSVARWDPEAKAW comes from the coding sequence ATGCTTGAGGCCTACCTGAAGGATGCCTTGGTGGCCCGGCTCACCGCCTGGGCTGACGATGAGGCGGTCCTGGCCCAGCGGCTTTCCGAGTGGGTGGGGCATGCCCCCATCCTCGAGGAGGACATCGCCATCGCCAACCTGGCCCAGGACGAGTTGGGCCACGCCAAGCTCTGGCTGGAGCTAAGGCAGGAGCTGGACGGCTCCGACCCCGACCGCCTGGTCTACTTCCGCGATCCCCTGGAGTTCCAAAACGCCATCCTGGTGGAGCTTCCCAAGGGGGACTGGGCCTTCACCATGGTGCGGCAGTACCTCTTTGATGCCTACGAGAACCTCTGGCTCAAGGAGGCGGCGAAGAGCGCCTACCCTCCCCTGGCCGAGGCGGCAAGCCGCATCCTGAAGGAAGAAAGGTTCCACCTGAAGCACTCTTCCCTCTGGGTGGAGCGCCTGGGCCAGGGCACGGAGGAATCCCACCGCCGGACGCAAGAGGCCTTAGAAACCCTCTTCCCCTACGTCCGCCAGCTCTTCCAGCCTCTCCCTGGGGACGAGGCCCTGGTGGAGGCAGGGGTGGTGCCGGACCTCAAGGCCCTCGAGGCCCCCTACCTGGAGGAGGTGACCGCCCACCTGGTGCGTTCGGGCCTAAGGCCCCCTGAGGGAGGGTACGTGCCCAAAAGCCGCCGGGAGCACACGGAATACCTCTGGTCCCTCCTGGCGGAGATGCAGTCCGTGGCCCGCTGGGATCCGGAGGCCAAGGCATGGTAG
- a CDS encoding phenylacetic acid degradation protein, translated as MWGTEWPRFEVMKQDTPRSPVQMVGSVHAADPEHALLVARHVFVRRPAAYALFVAPAEAFFHVSQEGLKDLKPTRREGGSEEPYWVFAKRSHRRSMVYGDLVGRFLAQGPEDAIAQALLQTQGVAFWAVPERLVVGTEPKEEVVESWFAPAKEKTYRLQSYYGLITAKGVEVNRDA; from the coding sequence ATGTGGGGAACCGAGTGGCCCCGGTTTGAGGTGATGAAGCAGGACACCCCCAGGTCCCCCGTGCAGATGGTGGGCTCGGTACACGCCGCAGACCCCGAGCACGCCCTCCTCGTGGCCCGGCACGTGTTCGTGCGGCGCCCCGCCGCCTACGCCCTCTTCGTGGCCCCAGCCGAGGCCTTCTTTCACGTTTCCCAGGAGGGCCTAAAGGATCTGAAGCCCACCAGAAGGGAGGGAGGAAGCGAAGAACCTTATTGGGTCTTCGCCAAGCGGAGCCACCGCCGGAGCATGGTCTACGGGGACCTGGTGGGCCGTTTCCTGGCGCAAGGCCCCGAGGACGCCATCGCCCAAGCCCTCCTGCAGACCCAGGGGGTGGCCTTCTGGGCGGTTCCCGAGCGCCTGGTGGTGGGGACCGAACCCAAGGAGGAAGTGGTGGAAAGCTGGTTCGCCCCGGCCAAGGAGAAGACCTACCGGCTGCAAAGCTACTACGGGCTCATCACCGCCAAGGGGGTGGAGGTGAACCGGGATGCTTGA
- the paaA gene encoding 1,2-phenylacetyl-CoA epoxidase subunit PaaA gives MVKLKLGYPEDPDYGERLEEFEARIARGEKIEPGDWMPAEYRRQLIRMISQHAHSEWVGMLPEGAWITRAPSLRRKLILLAKVQDEAGHGQYLYHAAETLGITREEMVEALLSGKAKYSNIFNYPTLTWADVGIIGWLVDGMAIKNQTMLAQCSYGPYSRAMVRICAEETFHHKQGKEAVLLYAKGSKKQRQMVQDALNRWWWPTLMMAGPHDTDSPHTPLLLRWGIKTKTNDQVRQEFLNEHVPELLDAGLTIPDPDLRYDEKTGNWIHGPIPWDDFWKVIGGEGPMNRHRLAARRKAHEEGRWVREALEAYGKRHLAQAAD, from the coding sequence ATGGTTAAGCTTAAGCTCGGCTACCCAGAGGATCCCGACTACGGGGAAAGGCTTGAGGAGTTTGAAGCCCGCATCGCTCGGGGCGAGAAGATCGAGCCCGGGGACTGGATGCCTGCCGAGTACCGGCGCCAGCTCATCCGCATGATCTCCCAACACGCCCACAGCGAGTGGGTGGGGATGCTCCCCGAGGGCGCCTGGATCACCCGGGCTCCCTCCTTGAGGCGCAAGCTCATCCTCCTGGCCAAGGTCCAGGACGAGGCCGGGCACGGGCAGTACCTCTACCACGCCGCCGAAACCTTAGGGATCACCCGGGAGGAGATGGTGGAGGCCCTTCTTTCCGGCAAGGCCAAGTACTCCAACATCTTCAACTACCCCACCCTCACCTGGGCGGATGTGGGCATCATCGGCTGGCTGGTGGACGGGATGGCCATCAAGAACCAGACCATGCTGGCCCAGTGCTCCTACGGGCCCTACTCCCGGGCCATGGTGCGCATCTGCGCTGAGGAAACCTTCCACCACAAGCAGGGAAAGGAGGCGGTCCTCCTCTACGCCAAGGGCTCGAAGAAGCAGCGCCAGATGGTCCAGGACGCCCTGAACCGCTGGTGGTGGCCCACCCTCATGATGGCCGGGCCCCACGACACCGACTCCCCCCACACCCCCCTTCTCCTCCGCTGGGGCATCAAGACCAAGACCAACGACCAGGTGCGCCAGGAGTTCCTGAACGAGCATGTCCCCGAGCTCCTGGACGCTGGGCTCACCATCCCCGACCCCGACCTCCGCTACGACGAGAAGACGGGCAACTGGATCCACGGCCCCATCCCCTGGGACGACTTCTGGAAGGTGATTGGCGGGGAAGGCCCCATGAACCGGCACCGCCTTGCGGCCCGGAGGAAGGCCCACGAGGAGGGGCGCTGGGTGCGGGAGGCCCTCGAGGCCTACGGCAAGCGCCACCTGGCCCAGGCCGCGGACTAG
- a CDS encoding TetR/AcrR family transcriptional regulator yields the protein MERREQILTIAGHLFSQRGYHATSMRELAKHLNLQGGSLYAHITSKEELLIEVVRQAAERFLKVLEGLKGDPVAKLKGLVRGHLGVIAQELPRATVFFHEWKHLSPPLLEEAKALRRRYEEGVQAVIQEGMEQGVFRVDNLRLATLFVLSALNWTYQWYRPDGPLSLEELSEAYATLILRALGVEAREEKGGEDG from the coding sequence ATGGAGCGGCGCGAGCAAATCCTCACCATAGCAGGCCACCTCTTCAGCCAGCGGGGCTACCACGCCACCAGCATGCGGGAGCTGGCTAAGCACTTGAACCTCCAGGGGGGAAGCCTGTACGCCCACATCACCTCCAAGGAGGAGCTCCTCATCGAGGTGGTCCGCCAGGCCGCCGAGCGCTTCCTTAAAGTTCTGGAGGGACTTAAGGGCGATCCTGTGGCCAAGCTGAAAGGCTTGGTACGGGGCCACCTCGGGGTCATCGCCCAGGAGCTGCCCCGGGCCACGGTGTTCTTCCACGAGTGGAAACACCTCTCCCCTCCCCTTCTTGAGGAGGCCAAGGCCTTAAGGCGCCGCTACGAGGAAGGCGTCCAGGCGGTGATCCAGGAGGGAATGGAACAAGGGGTTTTCCGGGTGGATAACCTCCGCCTGGCCACCCTCTTTGTCCTTTCCGCCCTGAACTGGACCTACCAGTGGTACCGGCCCGATGGGCCCCTTTCCTTGGAAGAACTTTCAGAAGCCTATGCCACCCTCATCCTGAGGGCCTTGGGCGTGGAGGCGAGAGAGGAGAAAGGAGGCGAGGATGGTTAA
- a CDS encoding AbrB/MazE/SpoVT family DNA-binding domain-containing protein: MVKSRVSSKGQITLPKRVREILGVGPGEEVAFEVREGEVVLRARKRVPLEALLGRLRGQVAYPGEEEERRAREAAWSPRDP; the protein is encoded by the coding sequence ATGGTAAAGAGTAGGGTGAGCAGTAAAGGACAGATCACTTTACCCAAGCGAGTGCGGGAAATCCTGGGTGTGGGTCCGGGGGAGGAGGTGGCCTTTGAGGTAAGGGAAGGGGAGGTGGTGCTCCGGGCCCGCAAACGGGTACCCCTGGAGGCCCTCCTGGGGCGGCTCCGGGGCCAGGTGGCCTACCCAGGGGAGGAGGAGGAGCGCAGGGCGCGGGAGGCGGCGTGGAGCCCAAGGGACCCCTGA
- a CDS encoding PIN domain-containing protein, whose product MEPKGPLKRYWADTSLLLRLLTGEPPHLAEKALSVFAGAEGGAYRLLVHPLVVAEAFYTLVSFYRVPKAEAAQALWALLDREGVEVVEGEACRLALEEAGRGSLSFVDAFLLNRAGLEGLATLDRALARRAQGVLPQDPS is encoded by the coding sequence GTGGAGCCCAAGGGACCCCTGAAGCGCTACTGGGCGGACACGAGCCTTCTCCTGCGCCTCCTCACCGGGGAACCTCCCCACCTGGCGGAGAAGGCCCTTTCGGTCTTCGCGGGGGCGGAGGGCGGGGCTTACCGCCTCCTGGTTCACCCCCTGGTGGTGGCGGAGGCCTTCTATACCTTGGTTTCCTTCTACCGGGTTCCCAAGGCAGAGGCGGCCCAGGCCCTCTGGGCGCTTTTGGACCGGGAGGGGGTGGAGGTGGTGGAAGGAGAGGCTTGCCGCCTGGCCTTGGAGGAGGCGGGGCGCGGGTCCCTAAGCTTCGTGGACGCTTTTCTCCTGAACCGGGCGGGCCTCGAGGGCCTAGCCACCTTGGACCGGGCCCTAGCCCGCCGGGCGCAAGGGGTGCTGCCCCAGGATCCTTCTTGA
- a CDS encoding tyrosine-type recombinase/integrase: protein MYNAPVSPDRPQSAIWKSLGIKKPDRALEDLAPYAEYLLLERGYSPRGVRRYLQDLAFWFRFLQAHSLPPGPEAVRTLLLQERWAARRVQGFLAALRSYYRYLAQVRGEAVEDPTEGIGRPKAGRRLPLHPSPEELRRFLEAFQDAKEAKMLSALARFLYGTGLRISEALSLKGRNLVLEKGAPVAVRVVGKGNKERLVPLSKTAREALRELGPPQGNVPVFTFLQGKRRGRVPSARYVEAQFREAALRAGLDPRRFTPHKLRHAYATLLVENGVELDAVKDLLGHESIATTQIYLHASRERLKEAASRLPEL, encoded by the coding sequence ATGTATAATGCCCCCGTGAGCCCAGACCGCCCTCAGTCCGCTATTTGGAAAAGCCTCGGCATTAAAAAGCCCGATAGGGCCCTCGAGGACCTGGCCCCCTATGCGGAGTACCTCCTTTTGGAGCGGGGCTACTCCCCCCGGGGAGTGCGGCGCTACCTCCAGGACCTGGCCTTCTGGTTCCGCTTCCTACAAGCCCACTCCCTCCCGCCGGGCCCCGAGGCGGTCCGGACCCTCTTGCTCCAGGAGCGCTGGGCAGCCCGGCGGGTTCAGGGCTTTTTGGCCGCCCTGAGGAGCTACTACCGCTACCTGGCCCAGGTGCGGGGCGAGGCGGTAGAAGACCCCACCGAGGGCATCGGCCGCCCCAAGGCGGGCCGGAGGCTTCCCCTGCACCCGAGCCCCGAGGAACTCCGGCGCTTCCTCGAGGCCTTCCAGGACGCCAAGGAAGCCAAAATGCTGAGCGCCTTGGCCCGCTTTCTTTACGGCACGGGCCTGCGCATCTCCGAGGCCCTTTCCCTGAAAGGCCGCAACCTGGTTCTGGAAAAGGGCGCTCCCGTGGCGGTACGGGTGGTGGGCAAGGGCAATAAGGAGCGGCTGGTGCCCCTTTCCAAGACCGCCCGGGAGGCGCTCCGGGAGCTGGGCCCGCCCCAGGGGAATGTGCCAGTTTTCACTTTCCTCCAGGGGAAGCGCCGGGGGCGGGTGCCCTCTGCCCGGTACGTGGAAGCCCAGTTCCGGGAGGCGGCCCTGAGGGCGGGCCTGGACCCCCGCCGCTTCACCCCCCACAAGCTCCGCCACGCCTACGCCACCTTGCTGGTGGAAAACGGCGTGGAGCTGGATGCCGTGAAGGACCTCCTGGGCCACGAGTCCATCGCCACCACCCAGATCTACCTGCACGCCTCGCGGGAAAGGCTTAAGGAGGCGGCCTCGAGGCTCCCCGAACTCTGA
- a CDS encoding DUF1634 domain-containing protein encodes MGIWRPTGVPRQGWVPRARVALSVFLFLEEKDYGFALITLWVLLILLASLL; translated from the coding sequence TTGGGTATCTGGCGGCCCACGGGGGTACCCCGGCAGGGGTGGGTCCCTCGAGCCCGGGTTGCCCTTTCCGTTTTTCTCTTCCTAGAAGAGAAGGACTACGGCTTTGCCCTCATCACCCTCTGGGTGCTCCTCATCCTCCTGGCGAGCCTCTTATGA